Proteins from one Pleuronectes platessa chromosome 16, fPlePla1.1, whole genome shotgun sequence genomic window:
- the hsd17b1 gene encoding estradiol 17-beta-dehydrogenase 1 isoform X1: protein MDKRVVLITGCSSGIGLSLAVRLASDPDKKFKVYATMRNLAKKERLLESVKGLHQDTLDILQMDVTERQSILDARDRVVEKRVDILVCNAGVGLMGPLELQSLDSMRQILEVNLLGTIQTIQAFLPEMKAQGQGRILVTGSTGGLHGLPFNELYCASKFAIEGACESLAVLLQHFNIHVSLIECGPVNTDFLVNLQKAELGDASLQLIDTHTLGLYEKYLQHCDSVFQNAAQDTEDIVKVFLEAIQSPSPAFRYFTSGVVPPLTQLKITEPDGSQCIRAMSKIIFSAEEN from the exons ATGGACAAGAGGGTGGTGCTGATCACGGGCTGCTCCTCGGGGATCGGACTCAGCCTGGCAGTTCGGCTGGCCTCTGACCCTGACAAAAAGTTCAAAG TCTATGCCACGATGAGGAACCTGGCTAAGAAGGAGCGCCTGTTAGAGAGCGTGAAGGGCCTGCACCAGGACACGTTGGACATCCTCCAAATGGACGTGACGGAGCGTCAGTCCATTCTGGATGCGAGGGACAGGGTTGTGGAGAAGCGGGTGGACATTCTGG TGTGTAATGCTGGCGTGGGTCTGATGGGGCCTCTGGAGCTGCAGTCCTTGGACTCGATGAGGCAGATTCTTGAGGTCAACCTCTTGGGCACCATCCAGACCATCCAGGCCTTCCTACCGGAGATGAAGGCGCAAGGTCAGGGCCGCATTCTGGTAACCGGGAGCACCGGAGGGCTTCACG GTCTCCCTTTCAATGAGCTGTACTGTGCCAGTAAATTTGCAATAGAGGGAGCATGTGAGAGTTTGGCTGTTCTCCTGCAACACTTCAATATCCA CGTGAGTCTCATTGAGTGTGGTCCAGTCAACACGGACTTCCTGGTCAACCTGCAGAAGGCAGAGCTCGGGGATGCATCTCTCCAACTGATCGATACCCACACACTCGGCCTGTATGAAAAATACCTGCAGCACTGCGACTCTGTTTTCCAAAACGCAGcacaggacacagaggacaTTGTCAAG GTATTTCTAGAAGCCATCCAGTCCCCCAGCCCTGCCTTCAGATACTTCACCAGCGGTGTCGTTCCACCTCTTACCCAGCTGAAGATCACCGAACCAGACGGCTCCCAGTGCATCCGTGCTATGAGCAAAATCATTTTCTCAGCCGAGGAGAACTAA
- the hsd17b1 gene encoding estradiol 17-beta-dehydrogenase 1 isoform X2, translated as MRNLAKKERLLESVKGLHQDTLDILQMDVTERQSILDARDRVVEKRVDILVCNAGVGLMGPLELQSLDSMRQILEVNLLGTIQTIQAFLPEMKAQGQGRILVTGSTGGLHGLPFNELYCASKFAIEGACESLAVLLQHFNIHVSLIECGPVNTDFLVNLQKAELGDASLQLIDTHTLGLYEKYLQHCDSVFQNAAQDTEDIVKVFLEAIQSPSPAFRYFTSGVVPPLTQLKITEPDGSQCIRAMSKIIFSAEEN; from the exons ATGAGGAACCTGGCTAAGAAGGAGCGCCTGTTAGAGAGCGTGAAGGGCCTGCACCAGGACACGTTGGACATCCTCCAAATGGACGTGACGGAGCGTCAGTCCATTCTGGATGCGAGGGACAGGGTTGTGGAGAAGCGGGTGGACATTCTGG TGTGTAATGCTGGCGTGGGTCTGATGGGGCCTCTGGAGCTGCAGTCCTTGGACTCGATGAGGCAGATTCTTGAGGTCAACCTCTTGGGCACCATCCAGACCATCCAGGCCTTCCTACCGGAGATGAAGGCGCAAGGTCAGGGCCGCATTCTGGTAACCGGGAGCACCGGAGGGCTTCACG GTCTCCCTTTCAATGAGCTGTACTGTGCCAGTAAATTTGCAATAGAGGGAGCATGTGAGAGTTTGGCTGTTCTCCTGCAACACTTCAATATCCA CGTGAGTCTCATTGAGTGTGGTCCAGTCAACACGGACTTCCTGGTCAACCTGCAGAAGGCAGAGCTCGGGGATGCATCTCTCCAACTGATCGATACCCACACACTCGGCCTGTATGAAAAATACCTGCAGCACTGCGACTCTGTTTTCCAAAACGCAGcacaggacacagaggacaTTGTCAAG GTATTTCTAGAAGCCATCCAGTCCCCCAGCCCTGCCTTCAGATACTTCACCAGCGGTGTCGTTCCACCTCTTACCCAGCTGAAGATCACCGAACCAGACGGCTCCCAGTGCATCCGTGCTATGAGCAAAATCATTTTCTCAGCCGAGGAGAACTAA
- the si:ch73-141c7.1 gene encoding coenzyme Q-binding protein COQ10 homolog, mitochondrial — protein sequence MTNKTSALLLKPLMELCEAHSTKAVRGNTRRANFRNLGSCGALAARRTSRPLCHAASISIPSRSFINLTLPISTSRMEYAECRTLAYTPEQMFNVVARVDQYQYFVPWCKKSRVMKGRSGDVRAELEIGFPPIVDRYTSEVTVVPNHQVRAVCTDGSLFSHLETIWRFAPGPKDLPDSCKVDFYVSFEFKSLLHSQLASVFFDEVAKKMVGAFERRAASLYKNQQEASQRRRST from the exons ATGACCAACAAAACCAGTGCTCTGCTGTTGAAGCCGCTAATGGAGCTGTGCGAAGCCCATTCTACCAAAGCTGTGCGAGGAAACACGAGAAGAGCAAACTTCAG AAACCTGGGCTCCTGTGGGGCCCTGGCAGCGAGGAGGACCAGCCGGCCCCTCTGCCACGCCGCCTCCATCAGCATACCCAGCCGCAGCTTCATCAACCTGACTCTTCCTATCAGCACCAGCAGGATGGAGTACGCCGAGTGCCGGACATTAGC GTACACTCCAGAGCAGATGTTCAACGTGGTGGCCAGAGTGGATCAGTACCAGTACTTTGTTCCCTGGTGCAAGAAGTCTCGGGTCATGAAGGGACGAAGCGGAGATGTGCGGGCGGAGCTCGAAATCGGTTTCCCCCCCATCGTGGATCGCTACACCTCTGAGGTCACGGTCGTCCCAAACCACCAAGTCCGA GCTGTGTGCACTGATGGGTCCCTCTTCAGCCATCTTGAAACAATATGGAGGTTTGCCCCCGGTCCCAAAGACCTACCAGACTCCTGCAAAGTGGATTTCTAT GTGTCATTTGAGTTCAAGTCCCTTCTGCACTCTCAGCTGGCCAGCGTGTTCTTTGACGAGGTGGCGAAGAAGATGGTCGGCGCCTTCGAGCGCCGGGCGGCATCGCTTTATAAGAACCAGCAGGAGGCGTCACAGAGGAGGCGGTCGACATAA
- the mylk5 gene encoding myosin light chain kinase, smooth muscle isoform X1, with protein MNGDGSKQRFVSTFRMQIKPTRASSSSSSSSAAGSGPGTDDTRISDQCTDRGSLHLSSAKHLDPPIFIEPLQDCYVDEGSDITLRGVLTGSQPLKVSWLHNGEVALFGKPSFNGRQVSFVVTECLPEDAGVYTCMAVNGAGRTSCCAAVGVRDFETICGVQKCVSKIPSSAPKSIKQNGMSSSSPIDELQGLRGSIRTSPPGSDKQSTVSSPREVIPKKRADSGKGATLRFENPPLHLKVNAGQTARLLCLFTGSPPLVSCWIRNKEQIVDGPELCTENTDQSSTLVIAETKPQHTGCYTIVVRDRKSSAEHTITLSVIETPQPPASSPLISRVSATSLVLSWSGPCYDGGSAVLGYVVEVKKSGRAEAGDWRELTAQCRSTSYRVCTGLHPEEQYCFRVRAYNAAGVSEPGPVSLVVKMEQRVKLREEEALPVYTCVTIDSSHKVTDHYTLQEKLGMGKFGLVFKVTHKETGRVCAGKFYKGRRAKEREAARKEIELMNYLHHPKLVQCLAAYDHKPEMVMVMELIAGGELFERIVDDSFEHTEPASVHYVQQILEGIAYMHEQNIIHLDLKPENIVCVDTFGTNIKIIDFGLAGRLDPNTPLKVLHGTAEFVAPEVINYEPVCLATDMWSIGVICYILLSGESPFQGASDTETLALVTAAQWEFDEESFEEITEEAQNFISSLLNKDTRRRMSCAEALAHPWMAAFNSGDCANTKSLSKEKMKRFLARQKWKKAGKAMLALKRMALLSKGESNPGSPTSAGENSPLSPEAEHALVSLEQKMQGPPHFTQCLKDQTVAPGSSACLSCHLTGYPDPEVVWLCGEEPMEESPAVQIEYDEDGRCNLVLAKVEATDANVYTCRATNEHGETCCSANLIVRE; from the exons ATGAACGGCGATGGCAGCAAACAGCGCTTTGTGTCAACCTTCAGGATGCAGATCAAGCCAACACGtgcatcatcctcatcatcatcatcttctgcaGCAGGGAGTGGGCCAGGAACCGATGACACCAGGATCTCGGACCAATGCACTGATAGAG gttctctccacctctcctctgccAAACATCTGGATCCACCCATCTTCATAGAGCCTCTGCAGGACTGCTATGTGGACGAGGGAAGTGACATCACACTGCGCGGGGTTCTCACAGGAAGTCAGCCTCTCAAAGTGTCATGGTTGCACAATG GTGAAGTGGCCCTATTTGGGAAACCCTCTTTCAACGGCAGGCAGGTGAGTTTCGTGGTGACGGAGTGTCTGCCGGAGGATGCCGGAGTCTACACCTGCATGGCTGTAAACGGAGCAGGgaggacgtcctgctgcgctGCCGTGGGCGTCAGAG ACTTCGAAACTATCTGTGGTGTGCAGAAATGTGTTTCAAAGAtccccagctctgcacccaagAGCATTAAGCAGAATGGAATGTCATCGTCTTCTCCGATAGATGAGCTGCAGGGGCTCAGAGGATCTATTCGTACCTCTCCTCCAGGGTCTGACAAGCAGAGCACGGTCTCATCTCCGAGAG AAGTTATACCAAAGAAGAGAGCCGACTCCGGGAAAG GTGCCACACTGCGTTTTGAAAACCCCCCACTGCACCTCAAGGTGAACGCGGGACAGACCGCCCGtctgttgtgtctgttcacGGGCAGCCCCCCTCTGGTGTCCTGTTGGATCCGGAACAAAGAGCAG ATTGTGGATGGTCCCGAGCTGTGCACAGAAAATACTGATCAGAGCAGCACACTGGTGATAGCAGAGACTAAACCACAGCACACAGGTTGCTACACAATTGTAGTGAGGGACCGAAAGAGCTCGGCGGAGCACACAATCACGCTTTCTGTGATAG AGACGCCACAGCCACCGGCCTCCTCCCCCCTGATCTCCCGTGTCTCTGCCACCAGCCTGGTGCTGTCCTGGTCGGGCCCCTGCTACGACGGTGGAAGCGCCGTCCTGGGTTATGTGGTTGAGGTAAAGAAAAGTGGACGTGCTGAGGCCGGGGACTGGCGCGAACTCACTGCCCAGTGTAGGAGTACTTCATACAGAGTGTGTACTGGGCTGCACCCTGAAGAACAATACTGCTTCAGAGTGAGAGCCTACAACGCAGCGGGAGTCAGCGAGCCTGGACCAGTGTCACTTGTGGTTAAGATGGAGCAGAGAG TCAAACTGCGAGAAGAGGAGGCCCTTCCAGTGTACACCTGTGTCACTATTGACTCTTCCCACAAAGTCACAGACCATTACACCTTGCAGGAGAAACTGGGAAT GGGAAAGTTTGGCTTGGTGTTCAAGGTAACCCACAAAGAGACGGGACGAGTGTGCGCCGGGAAGTTCTACAAAGGCCGGCGCGCCAAGGAGAGGGAGGCCGCTCGCAAAGAGATCGAGTTGATGAACTATCTCCACCACCCCAAACTGGTTCAGTGTCTGGCCGCCTACGACCACAAGCCTGAGATGGTCATGGTCATGGAGCT gatcgCAGGCGGGGAACTGTTTGAACGTATTGTGGACGACAGCTTTGAACACACGGAGCCAGCCAGTGTACACTACGTGCAGCAGATCCTGGAGGGGATTGCGTATATGCACGAGCAAAACATCATCCACCTGGACCTGAAACCAGAGAACATTGTGTGCGTTGACACCTTCGGAACCAACATAAAGATTATTGACTTCGGATTGGCCGGCAGGCTTG ATCCAAACACGCCTCTGAAGGTATTGCATGGGACTGCAGAGTTCGTGGCACCGGAAGTGATTAACTACGAGCCTGTGTGTTTAGCCACGGATATGTGGAGCATCGGGGTGATCTGCTACATATT ACTGAGTGGTGAGTCTCCGTTCCAAGGAGCCAGCGATACAGAGACCCTGGCCTTGGTCACAGCTGCCCAGTGGGAATTCGATGAGGAGAGCTTTGAGGAAATAACGGAAGAGGCCCAAAATTTCATCAGTTCCCTGCTCAACAAGGACACCAG GCGGAGGATGTCCTGTGCAGAGGCCCTGGCCCACCCTTGGATGGCCGCATTCAACTCTGGAGATTGTGCCAACACCAAGAGTCTGTccaaggagaagatgaagaggttTCTGGCCAGGCAGAAGTGGAAG AAAGCAGGTAAGGCCATGCTGGCCCTGAAGAGAATGGCTTTACTATCCAAAGGCGAAAGCAACCCTGGATCTCCAACCAGCGCTGGGGAAA ACTCCCCCCTGAGCCCAGAAGCAGAACATGCCCTGGTGTCTCTGGAGCAGAAGATGCAGGGGCCGCCACACTTCACCCAGTGCCTGAAGGACCAGACAGTGGCTCCGGGATCGAGTGCCTGTCTGTCATGTCACCTCACAG GATACCCCGACCCGGAGGTGGTGTGGCTGTGTGGAGAGGAGCCCATGGAGGAGTCCCCCGCAGTGCAGATAGAGTATGACGAAGACGGCCGCTGTAACCTGGTCCTTGCCAAAGTTGAGGCCACGGATGCCAATGTTTACACCTGCAGAGCCACCAATGAGCACGGGGAGACATGCTGCTCAGCCAACCTCATTGTTAGAGAGTAG
- the mylk5 gene encoding myosin light chain kinase, smooth muscle isoform X2 produces MWTREVTSHCAGFSQEVSLSKCHGCTMAGEVALFGKPSFNGRQVSFVVTECLPEDAGVYTCMAVNGAGRTSCCAAVGVRDFETICGVQKCVSKIPSSAPKSIKQNGMSSSSPIDELQGLRGSIRTSPPGSDKQSTVSSPREVIPKKRADSGKGATLRFENPPLHLKVNAGQTARLLCLFTGSPPLVSCWIRNKEQIVDGPELCTENTDQSSTLVIAETKPQHTGCYTIVVRDRKSSAEHTITLSVIETPQPPASSPLISRVSATSLVLSWSGPCYDGGSAVLGYVVEVKKSGRAEAGDWRELTAQCRSTSYRVCTGLHPEEQYCFRVRAYNAAGVSEPGPVSLVVKMEQRVKLREEEALPVYTCVTIDSSHKVTDHYTLQEKLGMGKFGLVFKVTHKETGRVCAGKFYKGRRAKEREAARKEIELMNYLHHPKLVQCLAAYDHKPEMVMVMELIAGGELFERIVDDSFEHTEPASVHYVQQILEGIAYMHEQNIIHLDLKPENIVCVDTFGTNIKIIDFGLAGRLDPNTPLKVLHGTAEFVAPEVINYEPVCLATDMWSIGVICYILLSGESPFQGASDTETLALVTAAQWEFDEESFEEITEEAQNFISSLLNKDTRRRMSCAEALAHPWMAAFNSGDCANTKSLSKEKMKRFLARQKWKKAGKAMLALKRMALLSKGESNPGSPTSAGENSPLSPEAEHALVSLEQKMQGPPHFTQCLKDQTVAPGSSACLSCHLTGYPDPEVVWLCGEEPMEESPAVQIEYDEDGRCNLVLAKVEATDANVYTCRATNEHGETCCSANLIVRE; encoded by the exons ATGTGGACGAGGGAAGTGACATCACACTGCGCGGGGTTCTCACAGGAAGTCAGCCTCTCAAAGTGTCATGGTTGCACAATGG CAGGTGAAGTGGCCCTATTTGGGAAACCCTCTTTCAACGGCAGGCAGGTGAGTTTCGTGGTGACGGAGTGTCTGCCGGAGGATGCCGGAGTCTACACCTGCATGGCTGTAAACGGAGCAGGgaggacgtcctgctgcgctGCCGTGGGCGTCAGAG ACTTCGAAACTATCTGTGGTGTGCAGAAATGTGTTTCAAAGAtccccagctctgcacccaagAGCATTAAGCAGAATGGAATGTCATCGTCTTCTCCGATAGATGAGCTGCAGGGGCTCAGAGGATCTATTCGTACCTCTCCTCCAGGGTCTGACAAGCAGAGCACGGTCTCATCTCCGAGAG AAGTTATACCAAAGAAGAGAGCCGACTCCGGGAAAG GTGCCACACTGCGTTTTGAAAACCCCCCACTGCACCTCAAGGTGAACGCGGGACAGACCGCCCGtctgttgtgtctgttcacGGGCAGCCCCCCTCTGGTGTCCTGTTGGATCCGGAACAAAGAGCAG ATTGTGGATGGTCCCGAGCTGTGCACAGAAAATACTGATCAGAGCAGCACACTGGTGATAGCAGAGACTAAACCACAGCACACAGGTTGCTACACAATTGTAGTGAGGGACCGAAAGAGCTCGGCGGAGCACACAATCACGCTTTCTGTGATAG AGACGCCACAGCCACCGGCCTCCTCCCCCCTGATCTCCCGTGTCTCTGCCACCAGCCTGGTGCTGTCCTGGTCGGGCCCCTGCTACGACGGTGGAAGCGCCGTCCTGGGTTATGTGGTTGAGGTAAAGAAAAGTGGACGTGCTGAGGCCGGGGACTGGCGCGAACTCACTGCCCAGTGTAGGAGTACTTCATACAGAGTGTGTACTGGGCTGCACCCTGAAGAACAATACTGCTTCAGAGTGAGAGCCTACAACGCAGCGGGAGTCAGCGAGCCTGGACCAGTGTCACTTGTGGTTAAGATGGAGCAGAGAG TCAAACTGCGAGAAGAGGAGGCCCTTCCAGTGTACACCTGTGTCACTATTGACTCTTCCCACAAAGTCACAGACCATTACACCTTGCAGGAGAAACTGGGAAT GGGAAAGTTTGGCTTGGTGTTCAAGGTAACCCACAAAGAGACGGGACGAGTGTGCGCCGGGAAGTTCTACAAAGGCCGGCGCGCCAAGGAGAGGGAGGCCGCTCGCAAAGAGATCGAGTTGATGAACTATCTCCACCACCCCAAACTGGTTCAGTGTCTGGCCGCCTACGACCACAAGCCTGAGATGGTCATGGTCATGGAGCT gatcgCAGGCGGGGAACTGTTTGAACGTATTGTGGACGACAGCTTTGAACACACGGAGCCAGCCAGTGTACACTACGTGCAGCAGATCCTGGAGGGGATTGCGTATATGCACGAGCAAAACATCATCCACCTGGACCTGAAACCAGAGAACATTGTGTGCGTTGACACCTTCGGAACCAACATAAAGATTATTGACTTCGGATTGGCCGGCAGGCTTG ATCCAAACACGCCTCTGAAGGTATTGCATGGGACTGCAGAGTTCGTGGCACCGGAAGTGATTAACTACGAGCCTGTGTGTTTAGCCACGGATATGTGGAGCATCGGGGTGATCTGCTACATATT ACTGAGTGGTGAGTCTCCGTTCCAAGGAGCCAGCGATACAGAGACCCTGGCCTTGGTCACAGCTGCCCAGTGGGAATTCGATGAGGAGAGCTTTGAGGAAATAACGGAAGAGGCCCAAAATTTCATCAGTTCCCTGCTCAACAAGGACACCAG GCGGAGGATGTCCTGTGCAGAGGCCCTGGCCCACCCTTGGATGGCCGCATTCAACTCTGGAGATTGTGCCAACACCAAGAGTCTGTccaaggagaagatgaagaggttTCTGGCCAGGCAGAAGTGGAAG AAAGCAGGTAAGGCCATGCTGGCCCTGAAGAGAATGGCTTTACTATCCAAAGGCGAAAGCAACCCTGGATCTCCAACCAGCGCTGGGGAAA ACTCCCCCCTGAGCCCAGAAGCAGAACATGCCCTGGTGTCTCTGGAGCAGAAGATGCAGGGGCCGCCACACTTCACCCAGTGCCTGAAGGACCAGACAGTGGCTCCGGGATCGAGTGCCTGTCTGTCATGTCACCTCACAG GATACCCCGACCCGGAGGTGGTGTGGCTGTGTGGAGAGGAGCCCATGGAGGAGTCCCCCGCAGTGCAGATAGAGTATGACGAAGACGGCCGCTGTAACCTGGTCCTTGCCAAAGTTGAGGCCACGGATGCCAATGTTTACACCTGCAGAGCCACCAATGAGCACGGGGAGACATGCTGCTCAGCCAACCTCATTGTTAGAGAGTAG